One Deinococcus roseus DNA window includes the following coding sequences:
- a CDS encoding prephenate dehydrogenase: MVTPNPFKTVVIAGVGLIGGSVALGLKGRFLADKVIGYDTNAETLKLALALGVIDEGYVTPGDWVSQADLIMLATPVGSLARIARDLAEHAREDAVFTDVGSVKGKVTELLSDLRNFVPGHPMAGSEKAGVTAARASLLENAIWVLTPTSRTSLPLLNRVKQLVSKLGANPVVMPPDAHDQLIATISHLPYMTALALTHMVARDERLALLAAGGFRDITRVASGDPRMSRDMVINNKDALKEAISRFRKELDHLEEQLESPETLFESAMEGKRTRDSLPIVKRSLIPGLFDLVVAIPDRPGEIGRIANILGDKGINIKDIEVLAIREEGGALRLGFETGELLEKAHGALNAVGYETRPRGLGQSSM, encoded by the coding sequence ATGGTGACGCCCAACCCCTTCAAAACCGTGGTGATCGCTGGTGTGGGCCTGATTGGTGGCTCGGTCGCACTCGGACTCAAAGGCCGCTTTCTGGCAGACAAAGTCATTGGTTATGACACCAATGCCGAAACCCTGAAACTGGCCCTGGCCCTGGGCGTCATTGATGAGGGATATGTCACCCCCGGAGATTGGGTGTCCCAGGCAGATTTGATCATGCTGGCCACCCCGGTGGGATCGCTGGCCCGCATTGCCCGTGATCTGGCCGAACATGCCCGTGAAGATGCTGTTTTCACCGACGTGGGCAGTGTCAAAGGCAAAGTCACGGAACTCCTTTCCGACCTCAGAAACTTTGTGCCCGGTCATCCCATGGCGGGCAGCGAAAAGGCCGGGGTGACTGCAGCACGGGCTTCCCTGCTGGAAAACGCCATCTGGGTCCTGACCCCCACCTCCCGCACCTCTTTGCCCTTACTCAACCGGGTGAAGCAGCTGGTCAGCAAACTGGGAGCCAATCCGGTGGTGATGCCCCCCGATGCGCATGACCAGCTGATTGCCACCATTTCCCATCTGCCTTACATGACCGCCCTCGCCCTGACCCACATGGTGGCACGGGATGAGCGTCTGGCTTTGCTGGCTGCAGGGGGCTTCCGGGACATCACACGTGTGGCCAGCGGTGACCCCCGCATGAGCCGCGACATGGTGATCAACAACAAAGATGCACTGAAAGAAGCCATTTCCAGGTTCAGAAAAGAACTGGATCATCTGGAAGAGCAACTGGAAAGCCCGGAAACCCTGTTTGAATCTGCCATGGAAGGCAAGCGCACCAGAGACAGCCTGCCCATCGTGAAACGCAGCCTGATCCCTGGGCTTTTTGATCTGGTGGTGGCCATTCCTGACCGTCCCGGTGAAATTGGCCGCATCGCCAACATCCTGGGCGACAAGGGCATCAACATCAAGGACATTGAGGTGCTGGCCATCCGGGAAGAGGGCGGAGCTTTGCGTCTGGGCTTTGAAACTGGCGAATTGCTGGAAAAGGCCCATGGTGCCCTGAATGCCGTGGGCTACGAAACCCGACCCAGAGGTCTGGGGCAGTCTTCGATGTGA
- a CDS encoding RNHCP domain-containing protein — protein sequence MGRKFTVQGTNQNFTCQNCGFEVPALQNGSVRNHCPRCLHSLHVDIQPGDRANPCKGMLEPVAVEHNAKKGWIIVHKCKKCGEVSRNKAALDDPTPDDYDLIIKLTQDREPLL from the coding sequence ATGGGACGCAAATTTACCGTCCAGGGCACCAACCAGAATTTCACCTGCCAGAACTGCGGCTTTGAAGTGCCAGCCTTGCAGAACGGCAGTGTGCGCAACCACTGCCCCCGTTGCCTGCACAGTTTGCACGTGGACATCCAGCCCGGAGACCGTGCAAACCCCTGCAAAGGCATGCTGGAACCCGTGGCTGTAGAGCACAACGCCAAAAAAGGCTGGATCATCGTGCACAAATGCAAAAAGTGTGGCGAGGTGTCCCGCAACAAAGCAGCACTCGACGACCCCACCCCCGACGATTACGACCTGATCATCAAACTCACCCAGGACAGAGAACCCCTGCTTTAA
- the apaG gene encoding Co2+/Mg2+ efflux protein ApaG has product MGVIVRVTAEFRPDASRTGLYVFSYLIWIQNLHANPIQVLERHWIIRDALGETTEVQGEGVVGLQPIIESNTHFEYSSWVQVRNVPALMQGKYLCKHQHGENFHVEIPAFTLRLPGELLN; this is encoded by the coding sequence ATGGGTGTGATTGTGCGGGTCACTGCGGAATTCAGGCCGGATGCTTCCAGAACAGGGCTGTATGTGTTTTCATACCTGATCTGGATTCAAAACCTGCATGCCAACCCCATCCAGGTGCTGGAAAGACACTGGATCATCCGGGATGCCCTTGGAGAAACCACTGAGGTGCAGGGCGAAGGCGTGGTGGGTTTGCAACCCATCATCGAGAGCAACACCCATTTTGAGTACAGTTCCTGGGTGCAGGTCAGAAATGTTCCAGCCCTGATGCAGGGCAAGTACCTGTGTAAGCACCAGCACGGAGAAAACTTTCATGTGGAGATCCCAGCTTTCACCCTGAGGCTTCCAGGGGAGTTGCTGAATTGA
- a CDS encoding peptidoglycan D,D-transpeptidase FtsI family protein — MELKRIKIRSRVLLGFSIFMFLILVYAYAKLEWHMPNQPALNPNLVRGRILTEDGTILAQTIPGAKYGEFKRIYPQKTLAGQLIGVMGTDQGLSGLERFYEEELRAGHDVITSIDPWVQAIVEAHLNTQATENMGEYGSAIVLDTHSGKILAAATWPPFDPNKWRSYPDFQKQWQNRPFMDTYEPGSVVKALTVGAVMNDGLTTPNSWYDTPMARKIGGATIHDSVFHPPKLDTQHILRYSSNIGISHLVENYSDQQMYEYFKGYGIGQDIPLETLPAQGGILYNWKNWKLIQKVNMGFGQGLTTTTLQMAAAYNVLANDGRYIAPYLISADRIREEREVLRPETARTMRTMLRNVIEEGIPTAASVPGYQLGGKTGTAQVVVNGRYSSEIYNSVFAGFFPSNQPKVTMVVMVHGAKKNHHGSQLAAPIFRDVASEMLSAWGLPPEWDIMAEQKEIRLNRKP, encoded by the coding sequence GTGGAACTGAAACGCATCAAAATCCGCTCTAGAGTCCTGCTGGGCTTCAGCATCTTCATGTTCCTGATTCTGGTGTATGCCTACGCCAAGCTGGAATGGCACATGCCCAACCAGCCTGCCCTCAATCCCAACCTGGTGCGAGGACGCATCCTCACAGAAGACGGAACCATCCTGGCCCAGACCATTCCAGGTGCGAAATACGGTGAATTCAAACGCATTTATCCCCAGAAAACCCTGGCAGGACAATTGATTGGTGTGATGGGCACCGACCAGGGCCTCTCGGGCCTTGAGCGCTTCTATGAAGAAGAACTGCGGGCAGGGCACGATGTGATCACCTCCATTGACCCCTGGGTGCAGGCGATTGTGGAAGCCCACCTCAACACCCAGGCCACCGAAAACATGGGTGAATATGGCAGTGCCATCGTGCTGGACACGCACAGCGGGAAAATCCTGGCGGCCGCCACCTGGCCTCCCTTTGACCCCAACAAGTGGCGCTCTTACCCGGATTTCCAGAAGCAGTGGCAAAACCGTCCCTTCATGGACACCTATGAACCAGGCAGCGTGGTGAAAGCCCTCACGGTGGGTGCTGTGATGAACGATGGCCTTACCACCCCAAACAGCTGGTATGACACCCCCATGGCCCGCAAGATTGGGGGAGCCACCATCCACGATTCGGTGTTTCACCCCCCCAAACTGGACACCCAGCACATCCTGCGCTACTCCAGCAACATCGGGATCAGCCACCTGGTGGAAAATTACAGTGACCAGCAGATGTACGAATACTTCAAGGGTTACGGCATTGGTCAGGACATCCCGCTGGAGACCTTGCCTGCCCAGGGTGGCATCCTGTACAACTGGAAGAACTGGAAACTGATCCAGAAAGTCAACATGGGTTTTGGTCAGGGCCTCACCACCACCACCCTGCAGATGGCGGCTGCCTACAACGTGCTGGCCAACGATGGACGCTACATTGCCCCCTACCTGATCAGTGCAGACCGCATCCGGGAAGAACGGGAAGTGCTGCGCCCTGAAACGGCCCGCACCATGCGCACCATGCTCAGAAACGTGATCGAGGAAGGCATTCCCACCGCGGCCAGTGTTCCTGGATATCAGCTGGGAGGCAAAACCGGAACCGCCCAGGTGGTGGTGAACGGACGCTACTCCAGCGAAATTTACAACAGCGTTTTCGCAGGTTTCTTCCCCAGCAACCAGCCCAAAGTCACCATGGTGGTGATGGTGCACGGGGCCAAGAAAAACCACCACGGTTCACAGCTTGCGGCCCCCATCTTCCGGGATGTTGCTTCTGAAATGCTCTCTGCCTGGGGTTTGCCTCCAGAGTGGGACATCATGGCAGAGCAAAAAGAGATCCGACTCAACCGGAAACCCTGA